The proteins below come from a single Cupriavidus pauculus genomic window:
- a CDS encoding heavy metal response regulator transcription factor, whose protein sequence is MRILIVEDEPKAGDYLLKGLTESGFVADLARDGVDGLAHAREHHYDLIVLDVMLPVVDGWQVLRELRRDKDTPVLCLTARDELSDRLKGLELGADDYMVKPFAFAELVMRIRTILRRGPLRESEFMEVADLQIDAIRRRVTRAGQRIDLTSKEFALLQLLARRRGEVLSRSLIASQVWDMNFDSNTNVVDVSIRRLRAKVDDPFPRKLIHTRRGMGYVLDDVDES, encoded by the coding sequence ATGCGCATCCTGATCGTGGAAGACGAACCCAAGGCGGGCGATTACCTGCTGAAGGGACTGACCGAATCCGGCTTCGTGGCCGACCTCGCGCGCGATGGCGTCGATGGACTCGCGCATGCGCGAGAGCATCACTACGACCTGATCGTGCTCGACGTGATGCTCCCGGTCGTGGATGGCTGGCAGGTGCTGCGCGAACTGCGGCGCGACAAGGACACCCCCGTGCTGTGCCTGACCGCGCGCGACGAACTGTCGGACCGGCTGAAAGGCCTCGAGCTCGGCGCCGACGACTATATGGTCAAGCCGTTCGCGTTCGCGGAACTGGTCATGCGCATCCGCACGATCCTGCGCCGCGGCCCGCTGCGCGAGAGCGAGTTCATGGAAGTGGCCGACCTCCAGATCGACGCGATCCGCCGCCGCGTGACGCGCGCGGGCCAGCGTATCGACCTCACGTCCAAGGAGTTCGCGCTGCTGCAACTGCTGGCGCGCCGGCGCGGCGAAGTCCTGTCGCGCTCCCTCATCGCCTCGCAGGTGTGGGACATGAACTTCGACAGCAATACCAACGTGGTCGATGTCTCGATCCGCCGCCTGCGGGCCAAGGTGGACGACCCGTTCCCGCGCAAGCTGATCCATACGCGCCGCGGCATGGGTTATGTACTCGACGACGTGGACGAATCCTGA